The Quercus robur chromosome 7, dhQueRobu3.1, whole genome shotgun sequence genome has a segment encoding these proteins:
- the LOC126691868 gene encoding syntaxin-81 isoform X2: MSRIRDRTEDLKDAVRQTALSLGYNESKLAAVLASFIIHKPRQRSAFTKAALKTLESIEALEQFMLKHRKDYVDLHRTTEQERDSIEHEVSTFIKACQEQIDILKNSINNEEANSKGWLGVKADATNADTIAHKHGVVLILSERLHSVTTQFDQLRAIRFQDAINKAMPRRKLQRKTNSNSVDTSKSSTSELKEPDEFQPDRLRVQQQLLDDETRALQVELTSLLDAVQETETKMVEMSALNHLMSTHVLQQAQQIEVLYDQKRGKKEGKRTYQKKRRRLGGIRS; encoded by the exons ATGTCGAGAATCAGAGACAGGACTGAGGATCTGAAGGATGCTGTGCGACAGACTGCTCTTTCTTTAGGATATAATGAG TCGAAATTGGCAGCTGTTTTGGCATCTTTCATTATTCATAAACCTCGGCAAAGGTCAGCTTTCACCAAAGCTGCACTGAAGACG CTCGAAAGCATCGAAGCTTTGGAGCAGTTTATGTTGAAACATCGAAAGGATTATGTGGATCTTCATCGCACCACTGAACAGGAGAGAGATAGCATTGAACATGAA GTTAGTACTTTCATTAAAGCATGCCAAGaacaaattgatattttaaaaaacagcATAAACAATGAAGAAGCAAACTCCAAGGGGTGGCTTGGTGTAAAGGCAGATGCTACTAATGCCGATACTATAGCACACAAACATGGCGTG GTTTTGATTTTAAGTGAGAGACTTCATTCGGTCACAACACAATTTGATCAGCTAAGAGCCATACGCTTCCAAGATGCCATTAATAAAGCAATGCCTAGAAGAAAACTTCAGCGCAAGACCAATTCCAATTCTGTAGATACCTCTAAATCAAGTACATCAGAGCTCAAGGAGCCTGATGAATTTCAACCTGATCGTCTAAGAGTCCAACAGCAGCTTTTGGATGATGAAACACGTGCCCTTCAG GTAGAGTTGACTAGTCTTTTGGATGCAGTTCAAGAAACTGAAACTAAGATGGTGGAAATGTCAGCATTGAATCACCTCATGTCCACCCATGTTCTGCAACAAGCCCAACAGATAGAAGTTCTGTATGATCAG aaaagaggaaaaaaagaaggcaaacgtacctatcaaaaaaaaagaaggcggTTGGGGGGGATTAGAAGCTGA
- the LOC126691869 gene encoding small polypeptide DEVIL 16, with amino-acid sequence MAAAKESNINFTNNQHACEPCRSFGQKCSHIVKKQRAKFYIVRRCIAMLVCWRDRGES; translated from the coding sequence ATGGCAGCAGCGAAAGAAAGCAACATAAACTTCACTAATAATCAGCACGCGTGTGAGCCCTGCAGATCCTTTGGTCAGAAGTGCAGCCATATTGTGAAGAAACAGCGTGCTAAATTCTACATCGTCAGGCGTTGCATTGCAATGCTTGTGTGTTGGCGTGACCGTGGAGAGTCTTGA
- the LOC126691868 gene encoding syntaxin-81 isoform X1, which yields MSRIRDRTEDLKDAVRQTALSLGYNESKLAAVLASFIIHKPRQRSAFTKAALKTLESIEALEQFMLKHRKDYVDLHRTTEQERDSIEHEVSTFIKACQEQIDILKNSINNEEANSKGWLGVKADATNADTIAHKHGVVLILSERLHSVTTQFDQLRAIRFQDAINKAMPRRKLQRKTNSNSVDTSKSSTSELKEPDEFQPDRLRVQQQLLDDETRALQVELTSLLDAVQETETKMVEMSALNHLMSTHVLQQAQQIEVLYDQAVEATQNVELGNKELNQAIQRNSSSRTFLMLFLFVLTFSILFLDWYS from the exons ATGTCGAGAATCAGAGACAGGACTGAGGATCTGAAGGATGCTGTGCGACAGACTGCTCTTTCTTTAGGATATAATGAG TCGAAATTGGCAGCTGTTTTGGCATCTTTCATTATTCATAAACCTCGGCAAAGGTCAGCTTTCACCAAAGCTGCACTGAAGACG CTCGAAAGCATCGAAGCTTTGGAGCAGTTTATGTTGAAACATCGAAAGGATTATGTGGATCTTCATCGCACCACTGAACAGGAGAGAGATAGCATTGAACATGAA GTTAGTACTTTCATTAAAGCATGCCAAGaacaaattgatattttaaaaaacagcATAAACAATGAAGAAGCAAACTCCAAGGGGTGGCTTGGTGTAAAGGCAGATGCTACTAATGCCGATACTATAGCACACAAACATGGCGTG GTTTTGATTTTAAGTGAGAGACTTCATTCGGTCACAACACAATTTGATCAGCTAAGAGCCATACGCTTCCAAGATGCCATTAATAAAGCAATGCCTAGAAGAAAACTTCAGCGCAAGACCAATTCCAATTCTGTAGATACCTCTAAATCAAGTACATCAGAGCTCAAGGAGCCTGATGAATTTCAACCTGATCGTCTAAGAGTCCAACAGCAGCTTTTGGATGATGAAACACGTGCCCTTCAG GTAGAGTTGACTAGTCTTTTGGATGCAGTTCAAGAAACTGAAACTAAGATGGTGGAAATGTCAGCATTGAATCACCTCATGTCCACCCATGTTCTGCAACAAGCCCAACAGATAGAAGTTCTGTATGATCAG GCAGTTGAAGCTACACAGAATGTGGAGCTTGGTAACAAAGAATTGAACCAAGCTATCCAGCGTAATAGCAGCAGCAGGACCTTTCTTATGCTTTTCCTTTTTGTATTGACCTTCTCTATCCTTTTTCTTGATTGGTATAGTTAA